From Methylobacterium radiodurans, a single genomic window includes:
- a CDS encoding winged helix-turn-helix transcriptional regulator, whose product MSLLILNDIHPSLKHDGQGRSRKSAILEPGARGEIENRILSLLRRSPQVSAEAIARDLKLPEEPVRRAINDLRDRNLVRSHTDAFGGTRLEAVNSSVTVASYTFLGS is encoded by the coding sequence ATGAGTTTGCTTATCCTGAATGACATCCATCCATCGCTGAAACATGATGGTCAAGGACGCTCCCGCAAGTCTGCAATTTTGGAGCCCGGAGCCCGAGGCGAGATTGAAAATCGCATTCTGTCGCTGTTGCGCCGCTCTCCGCAGGTAAGTGCAGAAGCCATCGCGCGGGATTTGAAGCTGCCGGAGGAGCCTGTCCGGCGCGCGATCAATGATCTTCGGGACCGCAACTTGGTCCGGAGCCACACCGATGCTTTTGGTGGCACTCGCCTGGAAGCTGTGAACTCCTCTGTGACCGTAGCGTCCTACACCTTCCTCGGTTCGTAA
- a CDS encoding metalloprotease, which produces MISRRSFLGNAAGICACAAHGFGASANDFYAGCTLPSRQARNLIASSSARFGYKSALDGSLSSGDKGFDRALAKTLVRLSDLFEVLPGFAFQELDEENAYATSHDKFGNRDDGTVIFGRSLYKSIMNRPENPHICVAAVCAHEFAHILQFKTGIRQRLVGPDNRVKKLELHADFLAGYFAGIRKKESRDFPAAAFASMQHSIGDNSFGSVQHHGTAEERGAAVVAGFSSAFHMRQTLSEAIEAGISYVKRG; this is translated from the coding sequence ATGATCAGTCGACGATCATTTCTGGGTAATGCTGCTGGTATATGCGCCTGTGCCGCGCATGGATTCGGAGCTTCAGCAAACGATTTCTATGCTGGCTGTACGCTCCCAAGCAGACAAGCTAGAAACTTGATAGCTAGTAGCTCAGCACGCTTTGGCTACAAATCGGCTTTGGATGGAAGCCTGAGTTCTGGCGATAAGGGCTTCGACCGCGCTCTCGCAAAAACCCTCGTTCGACTCAGCGACTTATTTGAGGTTCTTCCTGGCTTTGCCTTCCAAGAACTCGATGAAGAGAACGCATACGCCACGTCACATGATAAGTTCGGGAATCGTGATGATGGAACAGTCATTTTTGGTCGCTCGCTCTACAAAAGCATTATGAATCGTCCCGAAAATCCCCACATCTGCGTGGCGGCGGTTTGCGCTCATGAATTTGCTCATATCCTCCAATTCAAAACAGGAATACGCCAACGTTTGGTAGGACCTGACAATCGAGTCAAAAAGTTGGAGCTACATGCAGATTTTCTCGCAGGTTACTTTGCCGGCATCAGAAAAAAAGAGTCGCGGGACTTCCCTGCCGCTGCATTTGCATCGATGCAGCATTCAATCGGCGATAATAGTTTTGGTAGCGTTCAGCACCACGGAACCGCCGAGGAAAGGGGAGCTGCCGTAGTAGCCGGATTTTCTTCAGCTTTTCATATGCGTCAAACACTTTCGGAAGCAATTGAGGCAGGGATCAGCTACGTGAAACGTGGATAA
- a CDS encoding lysozyme inhibitor LprI family protein: MRCQWLLACVFIVIYAVHQEAQAQGFDCSLARSDAEFTVCGNKSLSSLDMTLNQLYINLKALPGIRDQQKRWIAQRDSCGQNHGCLNIIYKSRVNELRSLLSAPNRDTTEVERPGSGGGRSPAPTESSDCKRFPGLC; encoded by the coding sequence ATGAGATGCCAGTGGCTTTTAGCGTGTGTTTTTATTGTTATCTATGCAGTGCATCAAGAGGCACAAGCTCAGGGCTTCGATTGCTCTTTGGCTCGTTCAGATGCCGAATTCACAGTATGTGGTAATAAGTCCCTCTCAAGTTTAGACATGACGCTCAATCAGCTTTATATCAATTTGAAGGCATTGCCGGGAATAAGAGATCAACAAAAGCGCTGGATTGCGCAAAGAGATTCATGCGGCCAAAATCATGGCTGTCTGAATATAATTTATAAGTCTCGCGTGAATGAACTTCGGTCGCTACTGTCAGCCCCAAACAGGGACACAACAGAAGTAGAGCGACCTGGAAGCGGTGGAGGCCGCTCACCAGCCCCCACTGAGAGCAGTGATTGTAAGCGATTCCCTGGGCTTTGCTGA
- a CDS encoding N-acetylmuramoyl-L-alanine amidase, translated as MLNISVLQTASWEKIKKVFALAILLASVLLAASGSFALASCKLNTARIAIDVGHTPMSPGATSARGKTEFSFNQSLSQVLVLHLRSKGFVNLFVNRLDGRENLAFRVASLNSYKPDFVISIHHDSVVGAYQKPWNYNGRPFKYSDIYNGWSLLVSTSNASSMQSIVLAEKIADRLLSHGLPFSKHHAEPISGENRQFIRADFGIYRYDNLAVLKMTNSPAVLVEAGIIVNRDEEEALSGSERRNILAKSIAEAAYEYCLRG; from the coding sequence TTGCTGAACATTTCCGTACTACAAACTGCTTCATGGGAGAAGATCAAAAAAGTGTTTGCACTCGCCATTCTCCTAGCTTCTGTGCTACTGGCCGCATCCGGATCTTTTGCGCTGGCATCATGCAAGTTGAACACCGCCCGCATAGCGATTGACGTTGGTCATACTCCAATGAGTCCAGGAGCGACGAGCGCACGTGGAAAGACGGAGTTTTCATTCAATCAGAGTTTGTCTCAGGTGCTTGTCCTTCATTTGAGATCGAAGGGGTTCGTTAACCTGTTTGTCAATCGACTCGATGGACGAGAAAACTTAGCTTTCAGAGTAGCGTCGCTGAATTCGTATAAGCCGGACTTCGTCATTTCCATACACCACGACTCGGTAGTCGGTGCTTACCAAAAGCCATGGAACTATAATGGACGCCCATTTAAGTACAGTGATATATACAATGGATGGTCCCTATTGGTATCTACCTCAAACGCCAGTTCGATGCAGAGTATTGTCCTGGCAGAGAAAATCGCAGATAGATTATTATCCCACGGTCTTCCATTTTCAAAGCATCATGCCGAACCAATTTCGGGTGAGAATAGACAGTTTATCCGCGCAGATTTTGGAATTTATAGGTATGACAACCTTGCCGTCCTCAAGATGACCAATAGCCCTGCCGTGTTAGTAGAGGCGGGTATAATAGTGAACCGGGACGAGGAAGAGGCCCTGTCCGGATCCGAGCGTCGAAATATCCTGGCGAAATCCATTGCAGAAGCAGCTTACGAATACTGCCTGCGTGGATAG
- a CDS encoding GAF domain-containing protein: MNERTIIADLQRRLASAEASLSEKADIVARKRAEDALRDSEARHLELFERMAEGFAELEAVRDDEGNLKDFRHLARNPASARVTGLLDEQVLGRLVGEVLPPEDARYWIDAYSQVFVSGKPSHYENFIPALDRWFAINVTPFGRSGVGVFYEDITERKRAEAALRQSEERQAFLLTLGDAMRAQTSANGLIEAAARLIGERLGASRIMFAEFDEARGIADIFFGWFADGAKPFPTVMRLEEYEGPILSDLRAGRVVRIDDTCDPALARPDLTAIAELGVMALISVPLLVSDRLLVNVSVHQDTARSWTDDEVALVQEVSERLWADLVRARAEAALRRSEERQAFLLKLSDALRPLAEAEEIQATTTRLLGAHLGVDRAMYGEVTGEPGAETGVIRGQFVRRAAEGRPAPAPFPDYFTFETFGAGVMARRYSGEGLAVADVNTDPDFAPTERVAWAGAGVQAAIVAPLIKGGRLVAELGVHSQTSRTWTDAEISLVREVGERTWAAAERARAEAALRKSEERFSQFAASSSDVLWIRDVETLELEFLSAAARDIYGVKPETLLGDPKPGIAMIVPDDRQDVFDNIARVRNGEAVVHDYRIQRADGAFRWMRSTGFPLVDAQGHVDKIGGISADFTERKLLAEHQAVLLAELQHRVRNIMALLRSITNRTGERAESVPEYRDLMMGRLLAFARVQALLTRAANVSVGVATIVRDEISVQAQHEGQYVLDGPDVALAPKAAEVLTLAIHELATNAVKYGALSAADGRVTVRWSTFEKRGGPWLAFDWTEEGAPARPQPPADASRRRGFGTELIEGRIPYELRGRGEVTIEPGGARCHLEFPLQEGASILDTGAPQRASVFGGAIDMTGEPDLTGRRVLVVEDDFYLATDAARALRGAGAEVMGPCATEEDARVQLDEQRPDVAVVDINLGPGPSFKLAEALKDRGIPFVFMTGYDAEVIPAEFAGVERLEKPLQLRQIVGAVAKLTIPA, translated from the coding sequence ATGAACGAACGTACGATCATCGCCGATCTCCAGCGTCGCCTCGCGTCGGCGGAGGCGTCTTTGTCGGAGAAAGCCGACATCGTCGCCCGAAAGCGTGCCGAAGACGCTCTCCGAGACAGCGAAGCCCGCCATCTAGAACTATTCGAACGCATGGCCGAGGGCTTCGCCGAGTTGGAGGCGGTGCGCGACGATGAAGGAAACCTGAAGGATTTCCGCCATCTAGCACGAAATCCAGCAAGCGCGCGCGTGACAGGACTTCTCGACGAACAGGTCCTTGGCCGCCTAGTCGGCGAGGTGCTACCGCCTGAGGATGCGCGCTATTGGATAGATGCTTATTCGCAGGTCTTCGTCTCTGGCAAACCCTCGCATTACGAGAACTTCATCCCGGCTTTAGATCGCTGGTTCGCCATCAACGTCACTCCCTTTGGGAGGAGTGGTGTTGGCGTGTTCTACGAAGACATCACGGAGCGCAAGCGCGCGGAGGCTGCGTTGCGCCAGAGCGAGGAGCGGCAGGCGTTCCTGCTCACACTCGGCGACGCGATGCGTGCCCAGACCAGCGCGAATGGCCTGATTGAGGCCGCAGCCCGCCTGATCGGCGAGCGGCTGGGCGCGTCGCGGATCATGTTCGCTGAGTTCGACGAGGCCAGAGGCATCGCCGACATCTTCTTCGGATGGTTCGCGGATGGCGCCAAGCCTTTCCCAACTGTCATGCGGCTTGAGGAGTACGAGGGACCAATCCTGAGTGATCTTCGCGCCGGACGGGTGGTGCGGATCGACGACACGTGCGACCCCGCGCTCGCACGCCCCGACCTGACGGCCATCGCCGAACTCGGTGTGATGGCGCTAATCAGCGTCCCCTTACTCGTTAGCGATCGGCTGCTGGTGAACGTGTCCGTTCATCAGGACACAGCGCGCTCTTGGACCGACGACGAGGTCGCGCTGGTGCAAGAGGTTTCGGAGCGACTTTGGGCCGACCTCGTGCGCGCGCGTGCCGAGGCGGCGCTGCGCAGGAGCGAGGAGCGTCAGGCGTTCCTGCTAAAGCTAAGCGATGCGCTGCGGCCACTCGCCGAGGCGGAAGAGATACAGGCGACTACGACGCGGCTCCTCGGTGCGCATCTGGGTGTCGACCGCGCGATGTACGGGGAGGTGACGGGCGAACCCGGCGCGGAAACAGGGGTGATCCGTGGCCAGTTTGTCCGGCGGGCGGCTGAGGGCCGCCCTGCACCAGCCCCCTTCCCGGATTACTTCACATTCGAGACTTTCGGCGCGGGTGTGATGGCGAGACGCTACAGCGGCGAAGGCCTCGCCGTTGCAGACGTGAATACCGACCCGGATTTCGCCCCGACCGAGCGCGTGGCTTGGGCCGGGGCTGGCGTTCAGGCGGCAATCGTCGCGCCGCTCATCAAGGGGGGCCGGTTGGTCGCCGAACTCGGCGTACACTCCCAGACATCGCGCACATGGACGGACGCCGAGATCTCGCTGGTGCGCGAGGTCGGCGAACGCACGTGGGCCGCGGCCGAACGCGCCCGTGCCGAGGCGGCGCTGCGCAAGAGCGAGGAGCGCTTTTCGCAGTTTGCCGCGTCGTCGTCTGACGTCCTCTGGATCAGGGACGTTGAGACCCTGGAGCTGGAGTTTCTGAGCGCGGCAGCCCGTGACATTTACGGCGTAAAGCCCGAGACCCTGCTCGGCGATCCCAAGCCCGGCATAGCCATGATCGTGCCGGACGATCGGCAGGACGTGTTCGACAACATCGCCCGGGTGCGCAACGGCGAGGCCGTGGTCCACGACTACCGCATTCAGCGCGCCGATGGCGCCTTCCGCTGGATGCGCAGTACCGGCTTCCCCCTGGTCGACGCTCAAGGCCATGTCGATAAGATCGGAGGCATCTCCGCCGACTTCACAGAGCGCAAGCTTCTCGCCGAGCATCAGGCCGTGCTGCTGGCCGAGCTTCAGCACCGCGTGCGCAACATCATGGCCCTGCTGCGCTCGATCACGAACCGGACCGGCGAGCGCGCCGAGAGCGTGCCGGAGTACCGCGACCTGATGATGGGCCGGTTGCTGGCCTTTGCCCGCGTCCAGGCGCTGCTCACCCGCGCCGCAAACGTCAGCGTCGGCGTCGCGACCATCGTGCGCGACGAGATCAGCGTGCAGGCTCAGCACGAGGGCCAGTACGTCCTCGATGGCCCCGACGTCGCCCTTGCGCCGAAGGCCGCCGAGGTGCTGACGCTGGCGATCCACGAGCTGGCGACCAATGCAGTGAAGTACGGAGCCCTCTCCGCTGCGGACGGCCGGGTCACGGTGCGCTGGTCGACCTTCGAGAAGCGCGGCGGGCCGTGGCTCGCCTTCGACTGGACCGAGGAAGGCGCCCCGGCACGGCCACAGCCCCCGGCCGATGCATCGCGACGCCGCGGCTTCGGTACGGAGCTGATCGAGGGGCGCATCCCCTACGAGTTGCGCGGCCGCGGCGAGGTCACGATCGAGCCGGGCGGCGCCCGCTGTCACCTGGAGTTCCCGCTTCAGGAGGGCGCCAGCATCCTGGATACGGGCGCCCCGCAGCGCGCGAGCGTGTTTGGAGGAGCGATCGACATGACGGGTGAACCGGACCTGACAGGCCGCCGCGTCCTGGTGGTCGAGGACGACTTCTACCTTGCCACCGACGCCGCGCGGGCGCTGCGCGGCGCCGGTGCGGAGGTGATGGGTCCGTGCGCGACCGAGGAGGACGCTCGGGTGCAACTCGACGAGCAGCGGCCTGACGTGGCGGTGGTCGACATCAACCTCGGGCCGGGCCCATCGTTCAAGCTGGCCGAGGCTCTGAAGGATCGCGGCATCCCGTTCGTGTTCATGACCGGCTACGACGCGGAGGTCATCCCGGCGGAGTTCGCGGGCGTGGAACGGTTGGAGAAGCCCCTTCAGCTTCGGCAGATCGTTGGTGCCGTCGCGAAGCTGACGATACCCGCGTAG
- a CDS encoding flagellar hook protein FlgE, whose amino-acid sequence MSLTGVLRTGVSGMNAQTNRISTVAENIQNASTTGYKRTATEFSSLLLESSGTGNYNSGAVETTVRRSVGEQGPTSFTTSDTDLAINGNGFFLVQDGSGSQFLTRAGNFVKDGTTGNLVNAGGFTLLGYALNADGSLPATPKLTEIKSGATQLQARPSSTMTLQGNLKAGSATVTTPSATSFTTKTPVTTYDSLGNKVTLDVVFSKVADTAAEPNKWSVSVYTQDATPALVGTANTISFGPTGQITGTSTFALPADGSRPALTLDLGAMTQLAPDNSPKGVADGSAPTSSTGVAFGDDGTVYTIYADGTRAATYRVPVADVGSPDQLQPRAGNIFEATSTSGNIELGFAMQNGLGTIKSKALEQSNVDVATELTTMIESQSVYTANSKTFMVGKELLDTLMQLKR is encoded by the coding sequence ATGAGTCTCACCGGCGTGCTCCGCACCGGCGTCTCGGGCATGAACGCCCAGACCAACCGCATCTCGACGGTGGCGGAGAACATCCAGAACGCCTCGACCACGGGCTACAAGCGCACCGCGACGGAGTTCTCGTCGCTGCTGCTCGAATCCTCCGGCACCGGCAACTACAATTCGGGCGCGGTGGAGACCACGGTCCGGCGCAGCGTCGGCGAGCAGGGGCCGACGAGCTTCACCACCTCGGACACGGACCTCGCGATCAACGGCAACGGCTTCTTCCTGGTGCAGGACGGCAGCGGCAGCCAGTTCCTGACCCGCGCCGGCAACTTCGTGAAGGACGGCACCACCGGCAATCTCGTGAACGCGGGCGGCTTCACCCTGCTCGGCTACGCGCTCAATGCCGACGGCTCGCTGCCCGCCACCCCGAAGCTGACGGAGATCAAGTCGGGCGCGACGCAGCTGCAGGCGCGCCCGTCCAGCACCATGACCCTGCAGGGCAACCTGAAGGCCGGCTCCGCGACGGTCACCACGCCCAGCGCCACGAGCTTCACCACCAAGACGCCAGTCACGACCTACGACAGCCTCGGCAACAAGGTGACCCTCGACGTCGTCTTCTCGAAGGTGGCCGACACCGCCGCCGAGCCGAACAAGTGGTCGGTCAGCGTCTACACCCAGGACGCGACGCCCGCGCTCGTCGGGACCGCGAACACGATCAGCTTCGGGCCGACCGGCCAGATCACCGGCACCTCGACCTTCGCCCTTCCGGCGGACGGGAGCCGCCCGGCCCTGACGCTCGACCTCGGGGCGATGACCCAGCTCGCCCCCGACAACAGCCCGAAGGGCGTCGCGGACGGCTCGGCCCCGACCAGCAGCACGGGGGTGGCCTTCGGCGACGACGGCACGGTCTACACGATCTACGCCGACGGTACCCGCGCGGCGACCTACCGGGTCCCGGTCGCCGACGTCGGCAGCCCGGACCAGCTCCAGCCCCGGGCCGGCAATATCTTCGAGGCGACCTCGACCTCGGGCAACATCGAGCTCGGCTTCGCGATGCAGAACGGGCTAGGCACCATCAAGTCCAAGGCGCTGGAGCAGTCGAACGTCGATGTGGCCACGGAACTCACCACGATGATCGAGTCGCAATCGGTCTACACCGCCAATTCGAAGACGTTCATGGTCGGCAAGGAACTGTTAGACACCCTCATGCAGCTGAAGCGCTAG
- a CDS encoding DMT family transporter yields the protein MWYLYAIVLLAGIANAIQPGQNGALAKGLPQPLTAGLVVGLGTFLTVLVAGLVSGRLALPTYEEAARIPWWAWFGGVLGGGIVATQLLVAQTVGAAAFTGLLVTAGVVTSIALDHFGWVGFEQHSANLPRILGGLLMIGGVALIARS from the coding sequence ATGTGGTATCTCTACGCCATCGTCCTCCTCGCAGGGATCGCCAACGCGATCCAGCCAGGACAGAACGGTGCGCTGGCCAAAGGTCTTCCCCAGCCGCTCACGGCCGGGTTGGTCGTGGGCCTTGGGACTTTCCTGACGGTCTTGGTTGCCGGCTTGGTGTCGGGTCGCCTCGCGCTGCCGACCTACGAGGAGGCGGCACGTATACCCTGGTGGGCGTGGTTCGGCGGCGTTCTGGGAGGCGGCATCGTCGCCACACAACTTCTGGTCGCGCAGACGGTCGGAGCGGCTGCGTTCACAGGTCTGTTGGTGACGGCCGGTGTCGTCACCTCAATTGCGCTCGACCATTTCGGCTGGGTCGGCTTCGAGCAGCACAGCGCGAATCTTCCGCGCATCCTCGGCGGGTTGCTGATGATTGGCGGGGTCGCGCTGATTGCCAGATCCTGA
- a CDS encoding Y-family DNA polymerase: protein MSRALALIDGNSFYCSCERVFDPKLAGVPVIVLSNNDGCAIARTAEAKALGIRMGEPFFKIREMCRAQGVRVFSSNYTLYGDMSARTNAVYRDFSPRVEIYSIDESFLDLSDVRADRRVELARDLRATVRAWTGIPTCVGIGPTKTLAKLANHIAKTVPDLQGVCDLTDPVAYDHWLCRIGVEEVWGIGRASLVKLQALGVDTAADLRDLDPRPVRKAMTVVGERIIHELRGLACLPLELMPAQRKGCAVTRSFSRRITDRTELEQAVSTHATRLGEKLRRGGLATNHVSVFYHTSEHDRGDPMRSVSTTVTLPEATSDTLALIKAALLGVAKTWREPGERPWRYAKAGVITTDLMRLEDSPRALIGQMDRERSGPLMAAIDACNARWGAGAVVPARAGVLEKRDWSTKFEMRTPRYTTQVSELPVAVA, encoded by the coding sequence ATGAGCCGTGCCCTGGCGCTGATCGACGGCAACTCGTTCTACTGCTCGTGCGAGCGCGTGTTCGACCCGAAGCTCGCGGGCGTGCCCGTCATCGTGCTCTCCAACAACGACGGCTGCGCCATCGCCCGCACGGCCGAGGCCAAGGCGCTCGGCATCCGCATGGGCGAGCCCTTCTTCAAGATCCGGGAGATGTGCCGGGCCCAAGGCGTGCGGGTGTTCTCCTCGAACTATACGCTCTACGGCGACATGAGCGCCCGCACCAATGCGGTGTACCGGGACTTCTCACCCCGGGTGGAGATCTACTCGATCGACGAGAGCTTCCTCGATCTCTCCGATGTGCGAGCGGACCGGCGTGTCGAACTCGCCCGCGACCTGCGCGCCACCGTGCGCGCCTGGACCGGCATCCCGACCTGCGTCGGCATCGGCCCGACAAAGACGCTGGCCAAGCTCGCCAACCACATCGCCAAGACGGTGCCGGACCTGCAGGGCGTGTGCGATCTCACCGACCCAGTAGCCTACGATCACTGGCTCTGCCGGATCGGCGTCGAGGAAGTGTGGGGCATCGGCCGGGCCTCGCTGGTGAAGCTACAGGCGCTTGGCGTGGACACGGCGGCGGACCTGCGCGACCTCGACCCGCGGCCGGTGCGCAAGGCCATGACGGTGGTGGGCGAGCGCATCATCCACGAGCTGCGCGGGCTGGCCTGCCTGCCGCTCGAGCTGATGCCGGCCCAGCGCAAGGGCTGCGCCGTCACCCGCTCGTTCTCGCGCCGGATCACCGACCGGACCGAACTGGAGCAGGCGGTCTCGACGCATGCCACGCGCCTGGGTGAGAAGCTGCGCCGGGGCGGGCTCGCGACCAACCACGTCAGCGTCTTCTATCACACCAGCGAGCACGACCGCGGCGACCCGATGCGCTCGGTGTCCACCACCGTGACGCTGCCGGAGGCGACGAGCGACACGCTGGCGCTGATCAAGGCGGCGCTGCTGGGCGTCGCCAAGACCTGGCGCGAGCCAGGCGAGCGGCCCTGGCGCTATGCGAAGGCCGGGGTGATCACCACGGACCTGATGCGGCTGGAGGACAGCCCGCGGGCGCTGATCGGGCAGATGGACCGGGAGCGCTCCGGGCCGCTGATGGCGGCGATCGACGCCTGCAACGCGCGCTGGGGCGCAGGCGCCGTCGTGCCAGCGCGGGCCGGCGTGCTGGAGAAGCGGGACTGGAGCACGAAGTTTGAGATGCGGACCCCGCGCTACACCACGCAGGTGAGCGAGCTACCGGTCGCGGTGGCTTGA
- a CDS encoding LexA family protein — protein MSLHRVAELPDDGLSTVRVPLLGQRLCAGFPSPADDFMEGAIELPRWLVPNPPATFLWQISGESMRGAGIFDRDLACVDRSLKAGHDSVVVAVVAGQMSIKRLVIEGNRARLAFDNPDLPAFAVEDLEEAAIWGVVRFTIRWHLIRGRLGR, from the coding sequence GTGAGTCTGCATCGGGTCGCAGAACTGCCGGACGACGGGTTGTCCACGGTGCGCGTGCCGCTGCTGGGACAGCGGCTCTGCGCCGGCTTCCCCTCGCCCGCCGACGACTTCATGGAGGGGGCGATCGAGCTGCCGCGCTGGCTGGTACCGAACCCACCCGCCACCTTCCTCTGGCAGATCAGCGGCGAGTCGATGCGCGGCGCCGGCATCTTCGACCGCGACCTCGCCTGTGTCGATCGCAGCCTGAAGGCGGGGCACGACAGCGTGGTGGTCGCGGTGGTCGCCGGGCAGATGTCGATCAAGCGGCTCGTCATCGAGGGCAACCGCGCGCGCCTCGCCTTTGACAACCCGGACCTGCCCGCCTTCGCGGTCGAGGATCTCGAGGAGGCTGCGATCTGGGGCGTGGTGCGCTTCACGATCCGCTGGCACTTGATCCGCGGGCGGCTCGGCCGATGA
- a CDS encoding DUF6894 family protein: MQPGTYRFHCTDGEHAVLDHAGRYLRARDDLRAEAARAARAIMDRVAGRLDWSAWIVDVHDGAGRHVLTLKFTEAGPALRAA; the protein is encoded by the coding sequence ATGCAGCCCGGCACTTACCGCTTCCATTGTACCGACGGCGAGCACGCGGTGCTCGATCACGCAGGCCGGTACCTGCGTGCCCGCGACGACCTGCGCGCGGAAGCCGCACGGGCAGCGCGCGCGATCATGGACCGGGTGGCCGGCCGGCTCGACTGGTCGGCCTGGATCGTGGACGTGCACGACGGCGCGGGCCGCCACGTGCTCACCCTGAAGTTCACGGAAGCTGGCCCCGCACTGCGGGCGGCCTGA
- a CDS encoding DUF4214 domain-containing protein, protein MTKTLYAEIKFVSLHQKRPSDYGAKLTVDGYAVRDKYGLEFGYGDPGEPRGYDNFDYAEFQITGIYNKYPGSVRETYEIESLSGAPGTGWYYKYSGFSVPDDFAIPFGLSKSYTTTSDIQQKTINADGSWSFDWRVATSDVAGSIVTTAINTGLEAASQFAAKKLVPQYAAAIGNAVSLGLTLYDIQKNGTDLISNLLTNFETMDPGTADRLIDSYIISTSGSVTAKLMEQLGVGNTTASSIVEASYETLGIVIKNIKPNDKTSGTVEIVKSYEYKPQYDSSSQIYIGSKGNDYHIGSQQRDVMGGGDGNDLFDSGGGNDLIAGGAGTDTAAMSGSRKEFKATSFVTQDQKRVVTITDNDLNRNGSDTLINVERVKFSDGTLAFDIDGTAGQAYRLYQAALNRLPDAAGLSWHVSRADRGTSLHDAAVNFLSSPEFAQRYGATLSDQSFVTALYANVLKRAPDAGGLAFWLGHLADRSFDRATVLAGFSESPENHARVDPTLTSGIQLDYSVFW, encoded by the coding sequence ATGACTAAGACGCTTTACGCCGAAATCAAGTTCGTATCGCTGCATCAGAAGCGGCCTAGCGACTACGGAGCCAAGCTTACAGTCGATGGATATGCTGTAAGAGACAAGTATGGTTTGGAATTCGGGTACGGCGATCCAGGCGAGCCACGGGGCTACGATAACTTTGACTATGCAGAGTTCCAGATAACTGGCATCTATAACAAGTATCCCGGGTCTGTAAGGGAGACTTATGAAATCGAGTCCCTTAGCGGCGCGCCCGGGACAGGATGGTATTATAAATATTCTGGCTTTAGCGTGCCCGACGATTTTGCGATCCCTTTCGGACTGTCCAAAAGCTACACAACAACATCTGATATTCAACAAAAGACTATTAACGCAGATGGTTCATGGTCTTTTGATTGGCGAGTTGCGACATCCGACGTCGCCGGCTCAATTGTTACAACAGCGATCAACACAGGCTTAGAAGCAGCCTCACAATTCGCAGCAAAGAAACTAGTTCCGCAATATGCTGCGGCCATCGGAAACGCCGTCAGCCTTGGACTTACTCTATATGACATTCAAAAAAACGGTACCGATCTCATATCAAATCTCCTAACCAACTTCGAGACGATGGATCCCGGCACAGCCGACCGGCTGATCGATTCATATATCATTTCGACGTCGGGCAGCGTGACCGCAAAGTTGATGGAGCAGCTTGGGGTTGGCAATACCACCGCCTCATCGATCGTAGAGGCTTCCTATGAAACGTTGGGCATTGTGATCAAAAATATCAAGCCCAATGACAAAACATCTGGCACAGTAGAAATCGTAAAATCTTATGAATACAAACCTCAATACGACTCTAGTTCACAGATTTACATCGGTAGCAAAGGCAACGACTACCATATCGGAAGCCAGCAACGAGACGTGATGGGCGGCGGCGATGGGAACGACCTCTTCGACAGCGGTGGCGGGAATGACTTGATCGCAGGCGGCGCAGGAACCGACACAGCCGCTATGAGCGGATCGCGCAAGGAGTTTAAAGCAACTTCCTTCGTGACCCAGGATCAAAAGAGGGTTGTAACTATCACCGATAATGACCTCAATCGGAATGGTTCGGATACGTTGATAAATGTCGAGCGCGTTAAATTTTCAGATGGAACATTGGCTTTTGATATTGATGGCACTGCGGGGCAGGCCTACAGATTATATCAGGCTGCCTTGAACCGTTTACCTGATGCGGCCGGCCTTTCCTGGCACGTAAGCCGCGCAGACAGAGGCACGAGTTTACATGATGCGGCTGTGAACTTCCTTTCTTCACCCGAGTTTGCTCAACGCTACGGCGCAACACTGAGCGATCAGTCCTTCGTAACGGCGCTTTATGCCAACGTCCTCAAGCGAGCCCCGGATGCTGGCGGCCTAGCCTTCTGGCTAGGCCATCTCGCAGATCGCTCTTTCGATAGAGCAACCGTTCTTGCCGGTTTCTCGGAAAGTCCGGAAAACCATGCGAGAGTGGACCCAACGTTGACGTCCGGTATCCAGCTCGATTACAGTGTCTTCTGGTGA